One part of the Quercus lobata isolate SW786 chromosome 7, ValleyOak3.0 Primary Assembly, whole genome shotgun sequence genome encodes these proteins:
- the LOC115952392 gene encoding phosphatidylinositol 4-kinase gamma 8-like, which produces MRFFNMAIAIDQHHGFKPFSRSQICRLQSYTHLDHKILEQTNLPHTSMQAFEVDNIHRSLSTPCLSITTEVEEEFDKNPRIEIVGGQEDPRARALVVEVAVALASGVDPMPVSSGLGGAYFLCSRNNGDNIAVAKPIDEEPLAFNNPKGFGGRMLGQPGLKRSVRIGETGIRELAAYLLDHNGFAGVPPTALVKISHVAFHVNNEASNLAEQYKVASLQRFVEHEYDAGELGSSGFSVTSVHRIGIFDVRLMNLDRHAGNILVKKHKNDTNYAPGVAELVPIDHGLCLPEFLDDPYFEWLHWPQASVPFSKYEIEYISNLDPFKDAELLRTQLPSMRESSIRVLVLCTIFLKQAAASGLCLANIGAMMTREFCGGEEKMSVLENLCTQAKSSLPSICYHDQGKEFEIFQLEDENENGLIEVLDLPQLLKSHPGVVDPLEMMPRFSTINDNFDDNDDIGAYNGSEDNNFCDNHKVAGHFMKSMSFSVSSYNFENGGISFEDMSEDEWELFLEIFEELLPNLFEGKDQCTNSKQRLGTSCKF; this is translated from the coding sequence ATGAGATTCTTTAACATGGCCATAGCCATTGATCAACATCATGGATTCAAGCCTTTCAGCCGATCCCAAATATGCAGACTCCAATCCTACACTCACCTTGATCACAAAATTCTTGAACAAACTAATCTACCACACACCTCAATGCAAGCATTTGAAGTTGACAACATTCACAGAAGCTTATCCACCCCATGCCTATCCATAACCACAGAAGTGGAGGAAGAGTTTGATAAAAATCCAAGAATTGAGATTGTTGGGGGCCAAGAGGATCCAAGAGCACGTGCTTTAGTGGTTGAGGTTGCCGTAGCTTTAGCCTCCGGTGTTGATCCAATGCCAGTGTCAAGTGGGTTAGGTGGTGCCTACTTCTTGTGTAGCCGAAATAATGGTGATAATATTGCTGTGGCAAAGCCAATAGATGAAGAACCTTTAGCCTTTAACAATCCAAAAGGATTTGGGGGTCGAATGCTTGGCCAACCAGGATTGAAACGCTCAGTTAGAATAGGTGAAACTGGCATTCGTGAATTGGCTGCTTATCTTCTTGATCATAATGGCTTTGCTGGGGTTCCTCCAACAGCTTTAGTGAAAATTTCCCATGTTGCATTTCATGTCAATAATGAAGCCTCAAATTTAGCTGAACAATACAAAGTTGCTTCACTCCAACGCTTTGTGGAACATGAATATGATGCTGGAGAGTTGGGCTCTTCTGGTTTCTCAGTTACATCAGTGCATAGGATTGGGATTTTTGATGTTAGACTCATGAATCTTGACAGGCATGCTGGGAATATACTTGTTAAGAAACATAAGAATGATACTAATTATGCACCTGGGGTAGCTGAGCTTGTGCCAATTGACCATGGGCTCTGCCTTCCTGAGTTTCTTGATGATCCATATTTTGAGTGGCTGCATTGGCCTCAAGCCTCAGTTCCTTTTTCCAAGTATGAAATTGAGTACATTTCTAATCTTGATCCATTTAAAGACGCTGAACTTTTAAGGACTCAACTGCCATCTATGAGGGAGTCTTCTATCAGGGTACTTGTGTTATGCACTATTTTCTTGAAGCAAGCTGCGGCTTCTGGGCTTTGTCTGGCTAATATTGGTGCAATGATGACTCGGGAATTTTGTGGTGGGGAAGAAAAAATGAGCGTCTTAGAGAATCTCTGTACCCAAGCCAAGTCTAGCTTGCCTAGTATTTGTTATCATGATCAAGGAAAAGAATTCGAAATATTTCAACttgaagatgaaaatgaaaatggttTAATTGAGGTCTTGGACCTTCCCCAACTCTTGAAGAGCCATCCTGGGGTAGTTGATCCACTTGAGATGATGCCAAGGTTTTCGACCATAAATGACAAttttgatgataatgatgatattGGAGCATATAATGGAAGTGAGGACAACAATTTCTGTGACAATCATAAGGTGGCCGGGCATTTTATGAAGAGCATGAGTTTTTCAGTATCAAGctataattttgaaaatgggGGCATTTCTTTTGAAGACATGAGTGAAGATGAATGGGAATTGTTTTTGGAGATTTTTGAGGAGCTTTTGCCCAATTTGTTTGAAGGTAAAGATCAGTGCACTAACTCGAAGCAAAGGTTGGGAACTTCTTGCAAATTTTGA